In Erythrobacter litoralis HTCC2594, a single genomic region encodes these proteins:
- a CDS encoding NepR family anti-sigma factor, with product MATHQPKGGSPSGKDAKPEWADGLRDLYKSVVDEPLPDSFKDLLDKLDGDPEEGEQ from the coding sequence ATGGCAACACATCAACCCAAAGGCGGGTCTCCGTCGGGCAAGGACGCGAAGCCCGAATGGGCCGACGGCCTGCGCGACCTTTACAAGTCGGTAGTGGACGAGCCGCTGCCCGACAGTTTCAAGGATTTGCTCGACAAGCTCGACGGCGACCCTGAAGAGGGCGAGCAATAG
- a CDS encoding sigma-70 family RNA polymerase sigma factor, which produces MAEKKKRTAAEKVEFKRELQEVIPHLRAFARGLCGRPDMADDLVQEALMKAWAAQERFEPGTSMRAWTFVILRNAYLTDMRRNRFRGEYDEGVAERILTAPAGQEEPIHLSDMHRALLTLPPERREALLLVGAGGFSYEEAADICGCAIGTIKSRVGRARSALNDMLKEGTIPQRALGDDIAHDAIMEELDVVAAGDGVSEPTR; this is translated from the coding sequence ATGGCCGAAAAGAAGAAGCGGACCGCGGCCGAGAAGGTCGAGTTCAAGCGCGAGCTACAGGAAGTCATCCCGCACCTGCGCGCTTTCGCGCGGGGGCTTTGCGGTCGCCCCGACATGGCGGACGACCTCGTTCAGGAGGCCCTGATGAAAGCCTGGGCCGCGCAGGAACGGTTCGAGCCCGGGACCAGCATGCGCGCGTGGACCTTCGTGATCCTGCGCAATGCCTATCTCACCGACATGCGGCGCAATCGTTTTCGCGGCGAATACGATGAAGGGGTTGCCGAGCGGATTCTGACCGCTCCCGCAGGCCAGGAGGAGCCGATCCACCTGTCCGACATGCACCGCGCCCTGCTGACCCTCCCCCCGGAACGGCGCGAAGCGCTGCTGCTGGTGGGTGCCGGCGGCTTTTCCTATGAGGAAGCGGCAGACATCTGCGGATGTGCCATCGGCACGATCAAGAGCCGGGTCGGCCGGGCGCGTTCGGCCCTCAACGACATGCTCAAGGAAGGCACCATTCCGCAGCGCGCGCTTGGCGACGACATCGCGCATGATGCGATCATGGAAGAACTGGACGTTGTGGCAGCCGGTGACGGGGTATCCGAACCCACGCGTTAG
- a CDS encoding superoxide dismutase, which translates to MAFEVTPLPYADTALEPAVSANTLSYHHGKHHKAYVDKTNAAIEGTDHADKSLAEIVAAARGSDQGLFNNAAQSWNHGFYWHSMTGDETYPSDELKSMIDDAFGSVEELTSKLQDRGAGHFASGWVWLAEKGGKLTIEETHDGDTLADQDGVNPLLVIDLWEHAYYLDHQNARPAYLKAVTEGKLNWSFASENLARGTTWSYA; encoded by the coding sequence ATGGCTTTCGAAGTAACCCCGCTGCCCTATGCCGACACCGCGCTGGAACCCGCCGTGTCCGCCAACACTTTGTCCTACCACCACGGCAAGCACCACAAGGCGTATGTCGACAAAACCAACGCCGCTATCGAAGGCACCGATCACGCCGACAAGTCGCTCGCGGAAATCGTCGCGGCGGCGCGCGGCAGCGACCAGGGACTGTTCAACAATGCAGCGCAGAGCTGGAACCACGGCTTCTACTGGCATTCGATGACGGGCGACGAGACATATCCGTCGGACGAGCTCAAGAGCATGATCGACGATGCCTTCGGCTCGGTCGAGGAACTGACTTCGAAACTGCAGGATCGCGGTGCCGGCCACTTTGCCAGCGGCTGGGTCTGGCTCGCCGAAAAAGGCGGCAAGCTGACGATCGAGGAAACCCATGACGGCGACACGCTGGCCGACCAGGACGGCGTCAACCCGCTGCTCGTGATCGACCTGTGGGAACACGCCTATTATCTCGATCACCAGAATGCGCGCCCGGCCTATCTGAAGGCGGTGACCGAAGGAAAGCTCAACTGGAGCTTCGCTTCCGAAAACCTCGCGCGGGGTACGACCTGGTCCTACGCCTGA
- a CDS encoding dicarboxylate/amino acid:cation symporter, with amino-acid sequence MAESETRGGADDSGGLVTIRLPVWWTFGGLIAGLLTGLLLAGSNVIEPLLEVTGPVGTLWLRALQMTIIPLVAALLVLGITKMAQAARAGATARRMLLMVFGLLVFSGVASAISMPLLLDAFPPPSGASGILDAPSAETQQVPTIGDFIASLIAPNIIQAAAETSTLPLTIFFALFAVAVARLPGAQRATMLRFFEALANTMLTIIGWVLWVAPVGVFALAVGVAARAGGEAFATLAHYIVTVTAMGAIVLVAAYALGIIAGRISPAKFARSVLPAQAVAISTQSSLASLPAMLDSARRLGIREEVADFVLPLAVAIFRATSPAMNMAVAIYVAHLAGVELTPMLLAAGIAVAFVISIGSVSLPGSISFVISIGPIALAMGIPIEPLALLVAVEMLPDIMRTLANVTMNVGLTAAVDREKSVSMQPESA; translated from the coding sequence TTGGCCGAATCTGAGACGCGCGGCGGCGCGGATGACAGCGGCGGGCTGGTCACGATCCGCCTGCCGGTGTGGTGGACATTCGGCGGGCTGATTGCCGGCTTGCTGACGGGCCTGTTGCTGGCCGGATCGAATGTGATCGAGCCGCTGCTGGAAGTGACCGGACCGGTCGGAACGCTGTGGCTGCGCGCCCTGCAGATGACCATCATTCCCCTGGTCGCGGCTCTCCTGGTGTTGGGCATCACCAAGATGGCGCAAGCCGCGCGTGCGGGGGCGACCGCGCGGCGGATGCTGTTGATGGTGTTCGGCTTGCTGGTCTTCAGCGGGGTCGCTTCGGCGATCAGCATGCCGCTCTTGCTCGATGCCTTTCCGCCACCTTCGGGTGCTTCGGGCATTCTGGATGCCCCCAGTGCGGAAACGCAGCAGGTGCCGACCATCGGCGACTTCATCGCTTCTCTGATTGCGCCCAATATCATCCAGGCTGCGGCTGAGACATCGACCTTGCCGCTGACAATATTCTTTGCGCTTTTCGCCGTTGCTGTCGCGCGCCTGCCTGGGGCGCAGCGTGCAACCATGCTGCGGTTCTTCGAAGCGCTGGCCAACACCATGCTGACGATCATCGGCTGGGTGCTGTGGGTCGCCCCGGTGGGCGTGTTCGCCCTGGCAGTGGGCGTTGCTGCGCGTGCCGGAGGCGAGGCGTTCGCAACGCTGGCGCATTACATCGTCACCGTAACGGCCATGGGTGCCATCGTGCTGGTGGCCGCATACGCGCTCGGGATCATAGCGGGCCGGATATCGCCAGCGAAGTTCGCGCGTTCGGTGCTGCCTGCCCAGGCTGTGGCCATATCAACGCAAAGCTCGCTCGCCAGCCTTCCGGCCATGCTCGACAGCGCGCGGCGGCTGGGCATTCGCGAGGAGGTCGCCGATTTCGTGCTGCCGCTGGCCGTTGCGATCTTTCGCGCGACAAGCCCGGCCATGAACATGGCTGTCGCGATCTACGTCGCGCATCTGGCGGGCGTCGAACTGACGCCGATGCTCCTTGCAGCCGGCATAGCCGTGGCTTTCGTCATCAGCATAGGCTCGGTCAGCCTGCCCGGCTCGATCAGTTTCGTCATCTCGATCGGCCCGATTGCGCTCGCCATGGGCATTCCGATCGAACCGCTTGCGCTGCTGGTCGCGGTCGAGATGCTGCCGGATATCATGCGAACGCTGGCCAATGTGACGATGAATGTCGGACTGACTGCGGCGGTCGACCGTGAAAAATCGGTTTCCATGCAACCCGAGAGCGCCTGA
- the glmM gene encoding phosphoglucosamine mutase, which translates to MARKFFGTDGIRGETNTGNMTPEIAMRVAQAAGEYFRRGDHRHRVVIGKDTRLSGYMMEAALVAGFTSVGMDVIQTGPLPTPAVALLTKEMRADLGVMISASHNPYRDNGIKLFGPDGFKLSDETELAIEQGIVSEPALVPAAEIGRARRIEDSRGRYIHALKQSVSDETRFDSLKVVVDCANGAAYQVAPSAIWELGAEIITLGVTPNGTNINDGVGSTSLDAIKRTVVEEGADIGIALDGDADRLIVIDEKGEAVDGDQIMGLIATRMAEKQALRGGGVVATVMSNLGLERYLDSKNLRLERTQVGDRYVLERMKTGGFNIGGEQSGHMILLDHATTGDGTVAALRVLASLVNSGKPASEVLHVFEKVPQLLKNVRYEGGRPLDKDSVQTAIADAEKALDGKGRLVIRPSGTEPVIRVMAEGDDADQVETVVDQICDAVKAAG; encoded by the coding sequence GTGGCACGCAAATTCTTCGGCACCGACGGCATCCGTGGTGAAACCAACACAGGCAACATGACCCCTGAAATCGCCATGCGCGTGGCGCAGGCTGCGGGTGAGTATTTCCGCCGGGGCGATCATCGCCACCGGGTCGTTATCGGTAAGGACACCCGCCTTTCCGGCTATATGATGGAAGCAGCGCTGGTCGCCGGGTTCACCAGTGTCGGGATGGATGTAATCCAGACCGGGCCCTTGCCGACCCCGGCGGTCGCGCTTCTGACGAAGGAGATGCGGGCAGATCTCGGCGTGATGATTTCCGCCAGCCACAACCCCTATCGCGATAACGGGATCAAGCTGTTCGGGCCGGACGGTTTCAAGCTTTCCGACGAGACCGAACTGGCCATCGAGCAGGGTATCGTATCCGAACCAGCTTTGGTTCCGGCAGCCGAGATCGGCCGGGCACGCCGCATAGAGGACTCGCGCGGCCGCTATATCCACGCGCTGAAGCAATCGGTGTCCGACGAGACGCGTTTCGACAGCCTCAAGGTGGTGGTCGATTGCGCGAATGGCGCGGCCTACCAGGTCGCGCCCTCCGCGATCTGGGAATTGGGAGCGGAGATCATCACGCTGGGCGTCACGCCCAACGGCACCAACATCAATGATGGCGTCGGCTCGACCTCGCTCGATGCGATCAAGCGTACGGTGGTCGAGGAAGGCGCAGATATCGGCATCGCGCTCGACGGCGATGCCGACCGGCTGATCGTGATCGACGAGAAAGGCGAAGCTGTCGACGGCGACCAGATCATGGGCCTGATCGCAACCAGGATGGCAGAAAAGCAGGCGCTGCGCGGGGGCGGGGTTGTTGCAACCGTTATGAGCAATCTGGGCCTCGAACGCTATCTCGACAGCAAGAACCTGCGGCTGGAGCGCACGCAGGTCGGCGATCGCTATGTTTTGGAACGCATGAAGACCGGGGGCTTCAATATCGGCGGCGAGCAGTCCGGGCACATGATCCTGCTCGACCATGCTACGACTGGCGACGGGACGGTCGCTGCCCTGCGCGTGCTCGCCAGCCTCGTCAATTCCGGCAAGCCCGCGAGCGAAGTCCTGCACGTTTTCGAGAAAGTGCCGCAATTGCTCAAGAATGTCCGCTACGAAGGCGGGCGACCGCTGGACAAGGACAGCGTTCAGACCGCGATCGCGGATGCCGAGAAAGCGCTGGACGGCAAAGGCCGCCTGGTGATCCGCCCGTCGGGCACGGAGCCGGTCATTCGAGTGATGGCAGAGGGTGACGATGCCGATCAGGTCGAGACTGTGGTCGATCAGATCTGCGACGCCGTGAAAGCCGCCGGCTGA
- a CDS encoding DUF1272 domain-containing protein codes for MLEMRPDCERCGADLPAPAPGAFICSFECTFCAECAEALDDLCPNCGGELMDRPTRAAKLLEKFPASTERKLRK; via the coding sequence ATGCTGGAAATGCGCCCCGATTGCGAACGCTGCGGGGCCGATCTGCCCGCGCCAGCGCCGGGTGCTTTCATCTGCAGCTTCGAATGTACTTTCTGCGCCGAATGTGCCGAGGCGCTGGACGATCTCTGCCCCAATTGCGGCGGCGAACTGATGGATCGCCCGACCCGCGCGGCCAAACTGCTGGAGAAGTTTCCCGCGAGTACCGAACGGAAGCTCAGGAAATGA
- the thiD gene encoding bifunctional hydroxymethylpyrimidine kinase/phosphomethylpyrimidine kinase gives MSRQPPRILAIAGSDSSGGAGIQADIKTITMLGGYAMTAITAVTAQNSVGVQGITPLDGAFVGQQIASAIDDIGVDAIKIGMLQNEDIILAVANALEEIDPQVPIVLDPVMVATSGAPLVVQDAVATMRERLFTKARLLTPNLPELELLAGKQLRTTELVREAAEDLARHYGCDVLAKGGHTADERIIDVLVPVGGRMAQFDDARIDTRHTHGTGCTLSSAIATLLGHGQPMEHAVRLARRFVREAIENAPGFGDGAGPLGHQAVRLKS, from the coding sequence ATGAGCCGCCAGCCACCGCGTATTCTCGCGATTGCCGGCTCCGACAGTTCGGGCGGCGCAGGGATCCAGGCCGATATCAAGACGATTACCATGCTGGGCGGTTATGCGATGACCGCCATCACTGCGGTCACGGCCCAGAACTCGGTCGGCGTACAGGGCATCACGCCGCTCGATGGCGCATTCGTCGGCCAGCAGATCGCATCGGCAATCGATGATATCGGCGTCGACGCGATCAAGATCGGCATGCTTCAGAACGAGGACATTATCCTCGCCGTGGCCAACGCTTTGGAAGAGATCGATCCGCAAGTTCCCATCGTGCTCGACCCGGTCATGGTGGCGACATCGGGTGCGCCGCTGGTGGTGCAGGATGCCGTCGCTACAATGCGCGAGCGGCTGTTCACCAAGGCACGGCTGCTGACTCCCAACCTGCCCGAACTCGAATTGCTGGCTGGCAAGCAATTGCGCACGACCGAGCTCGTCCGCGAGGCAGCCGAAGATCTTGCGCGCCATTACGGCTGCGATGTGCTGGCCAAGGGCGGGCACACCGCTGACGAGCGGATCATCGATGTGCTGGTGCCGGTCGGCGGGCGCATGGCGCAATTCGACGATGCGCGGATCGACACGCGCCACACCCATGGCACCGGCTGCACGCTGTCATCCGCCATCGCGACCCTGCTCGGCCACGGCCAGCCGATGGAGCACGCCGTGCGGCTGGCGCGGCGATTCGTCCGTGAGGCGATCGAGAACGCGCCCGGTTTCGGCGACGGGGCCGGGCCCCTCGGGCACCAGGCGGTACGGTTGAAGAGCTAG
- a CDS encoding TIGR00730 family Rossman fold protein, translating to MTDTPSENPRSDRSLSDRKFYGAEQEAEFSKSSPQETPQTKHPAYKLAFQDREFLLRDELRPVRFQLELLKPEMLLDEAGVGSTLVMYGSARIPSPENAEARVKASKDEGEFEQKVAANLAAKAKYYEEAYTLAKLVSEKAIIEDGKRQFVVTSGGGPSIMEAANRGASDAGAESIGLNIVLPHEQAPNTYVTPYLSFQFHYFALRKMHFLLRAKAVAVFPGGFGTFDEFFELLTLIQTGKMKPMPILLFGKDFWTRVVNFEAIAEEGTISKQDLDLITWCETADEAWGHIADFYDIDR from the coding sequence ATGACTGACACACCTTCGGAAAATCCCCGGTCGGATCGCTCGCTGTCCGACCGCAAATTCTACGGCGCGGAACAGGAAGCCGAATTCAGCAAGTCCTCGCCGCAGGAAACGCCCCAGACCAAGCACCCCGCTTACAAGCTCGCTTTCCAGGATCGCGAATTCCTGCTGCGCGACGAACTGCGCCCGGTGCGGTTCCAGCTCGAGCTGCTCAAGCCGGAGATGCTGCTCGACGAGGCCGGTGTCGGCTCTACGCTGGTGATGTATGGCTCTGCGCGCATCCCGTCGCCTGAAAACGCCGAAGCGCGGGTGAAGGCATCGAAGGACGAAGGCGAGTTCGAACAGAAGGTCGCGGCCAATCTCGCCGCCAAGGCGAAGTATTACGAGGAAGCCTACACCCTCGCCAAATTGGTCAGCGAGAAAGCCATCATCGAGGATGGCAAGCGGCAATTCGTCGTCACCAGCGGCGGCGGTCCGTCGATCATGGAAGCGGCCAATCGCGGTGCCAGCGATGCCGGGGCGGAATCGATCGGCCTTAACATCGTGCTGCCGCACGAGCAGGCGCCCAATACCTATGTGACGCCCTATCTCAGCTTCCAGTTTCACTACTTTGCCCTGCGCAAAATGCACTTCCTTCTACGGGCGAAGGCGGTGGCTGTGTTTCCCGGCGGATTCGGTACCTTCGATGAATTCTTCGAGCTGCTGACGCTGATCCAGACCGGCAAGATGAAGCCGATGCCTATCCTGCTGTTCGGCAAGGATTTCTGGACACGCGTGGTCAATTTCGAAGCGATCGCCGAGGAAGGCACGATCTCGAAACAGGACCTCGACCTGATTACGTGGTGCGAGACGGCGGATGAGGCGTGGGGCCACATCGCCGACTTCTACGACATCGACCGCTAG
- a CDS encoding PepSY domain-containing protein, with the protein MSKAKTRNFLVKCHLWAAGLLAPLFILVAYTGGAYLLDYKGEVVETPLAVPEGTALDPDSATIEDDVRAILAANDLDTGFDYLRMRPGSITTRPTTRDFVVLSEEEGSWSGTLNQPDLQYSLIELHKGHGPQLYRYYQILAAVVLFLVVLGGLAVGLLAPAYRNATATALAAGTVVFAVLAFVL; encoded by the coding sequence ATGAGCAAGGCCAAAACGCGCAATTTCCTCGTAAAATGTCACCTGTGGGCGGCCGGTCTGCTGGCGCCGCTCTTCATATTGGTCGCCTATACCGGCGGGGCCTACCTGCTCGATTACAAGGGCGAAGTCGTCGAAACGCCGCTGGCGGTGCCGGAAGGCACGGCGCTCGATCCCGACAGCGCGACGATCGAGGACGATGTCCGCGCGATCCTCGCCGCAAACGATCTCGACACCGGGTTCGATTATCTGCGGATGCGCCCCGGCTCGATCACCACGCGCCCGACCACCCGCGATTTCGTGGTGCTGTCGGAAGAAGAGGGCAGCTGGAGCGGCACTCTCAACCAGCCGGACTTGCAGTACAGCCTGATCGAGCTGCACAAGGGCCACGGCCCGCAGCTTTACCGCTACTACCAGATCCTGGCCGCAGTGGTGCTGTTTCTCGTCGTCCTCGGCGGGCTCGCTGTCGGTCTGCTGGCCCCGGCCTATCGCAACGCTACCGCAACGGCGCTCGCAGCGGGCACGGTGGTCTTCGCGGTCCTCGCTTTCGTCCTCTGA